A genomic window from Cutibacterium acnes includes:
- a CDS encoding amino acid permease, protein MMTHTTQRSHEGNPQGPKVTATRDDPRAATIEEIQPIVDRGDQGYAETLTNRQVQMMAIGGAIGVGLFLGAGSRLRSAGPAVLISYAFCAVIAFLVMRALGELVIHRPSSGSFVSYARELLGDRWAYAVGWMYMLNWMTSGIAELTAIGTYLQFWWPSLLMWVPSLVALMILVSVNLISVKAFGEFEFWAALLKVVALTAFIIVAIGLVASHVNVGGHRAAVSNLWRFDGGFAPQGVLPLILVIQGVIFAYATIELVGTASGETQNPRKVIPKAVHAVVFRLVVFYLGSLALLAMLLPYKEYSADESPFVTAFSAMGVGWIGDAMNIVVITAAFSSVNSGLYATGRVLKSLAAAGEAPKFAGTLNRFKTPSGGILMTASVFLLGVGLEYVVPERAFEISINTAAVGVIWTWATIFWCQLVLRRQVNEGRITDSGFHMPGYPITGIFGIVSLAGVTALMVLDPQNRIVLAASLVYIAVMLVAWPAVKRNKARHPELNAQEDITF, encoded by the coding sequence ATGATGACCCATACAACCCAGCGATCACACGAGGGCAATCCGCAAGGCCCCAAGGTCACCGCGACCCGTGACGATCCCCGAGCCGCCACAATTGAAGAGATCCAACCGATCGTCGATCGCGGCGACCAAGGTTATGCCGAGACCCTGACCAATCGCCAGGTCCAGATGATGGCGATTGGCGGGGCGATCGGGGTCGGTCTCTTTCTTGGAGCAGGGAGCCGCCTGCGCAGTGCCGGACCAGCGGTCCTCATCTCCTACGCGTTCTGCGCGGTCATCGCCTTCCTCGTCATGCGAGCGCTCGGCGAGTTGGTCATTCACCGCCCCTCTAGTGGTTCTTTTGTGTCCTATGCCCGGGAACTTCTTGGCGATCGCTGGGCCTATGCCGTTGGCTGGATGTACATGCTGAACTGGATGACATCGGGCATCGCTGAGTTGACCGCCATCGGTACCTATCTGCAATTCTGGTGGCCCAGCCTGTTGATGTGGGTACCCTCACTTGTCGCCTTGATGATCCTCGTGTCGGTCAATCTCATCAGTGTTAAGGCATTCGGAGAATTCGAGTTCTGGGCGGCGTTGCTCAAGGTTGTGGCTTTGACAGCGTTTATCATCGTGGCCATCGGCCTAGTGGCCTCCCATGTCAACGTCGGTGGGCACCGAGCGGCGGTGTCGAACCTATGGAGATTCGACGGCGGATTCGCCCCACAGGGGGTTCTGCCCCTCATCCTGGTCATCCAAGGCGTCATCTTCGCCTATGCCACCATCGAGTTAGTGGGCACCGCCTCCGGGGAGACGCAGAATCCCCGCAAAGTTATCCCCAAAGCCGTCCATGCGGTTGTCTTCCGGCTCGTTGTGTTCTACCTAGGGTCCTTGGCCTTGCTGGCCATGTTGCTACCGTATAAGGAATACTCCGCCGATGAATCGCCCTTCGTTACGGCATTCTCGGCCATGGGAGTGGGATGGATAGGCGACGCCATGAATATCGTCGTCATCACCGCTGCGTTCTCCTCAGTGAACTCCGGGCTGTATGCGACGGGTCGAGTCCTCAAATCGCTGGCGGCCGCGGGAGAAGCTCCAAAATTCGCGGGTACTCTCAACCGATTCAAGACACCCTCCGGTGGCATCCTTATGACCGCCAGCGTTTTCCTACTGGGGGTGGGACTCGAGTACGTCGTTCCCGAGCGTGCCTTCGAGATATCCATTAACACGGCTGCGGTCGGTGTCATCTGGACGTGGGCGACGATCTTCTGGTGCCAGTTGGTGTTGCGCCGACAAGTGAATGAGGGTCGGATCACAGATTCGGGTTTCCATATGCCGGGTTACCCAATTACGGGTATCTTCGGAATCGTCAGCTTGGCCGGGGTGACGGCCCTCATGGTGCTCGATCCCCAGAACCGAATTGTACTGGCTGCATCCCTGGTGTACATCGCCGTTATGCTCGTCGCCTGGCCAGCCGTTAAACGCAACAAGGCGCGCCATCCCGAGCTCAACGCCCAGGAAGACATCACTTTTTGA
- the trpS gene encoding tryptophan--tRNA ligase, which produces MAALPGGVSSSPGASGEEGLTMTSDVPGIGSNAATLARSQARSDKVEADLAVHPDKWRILTGDRPTGSLHIGHYFGSLANRVRLQSKGIESFLVVADYQVIYDRDGVGDLQANVMSNVADYLAIGIDPALTTIFTHSALPALNQLLLPFLSLVTDAELRRNPTVKDELATSERPMSGLMLTFPVHQAADILFCKANLVPVGRDQLPHIEQTRVIARRFDERYGRAEASKPVFPEPEALLSATPHVLGLDGTKMSKSKGNAIELGMTADQTAKLIKKAKTDADRHITWDPENRPEVSNLLLLTALCEHDDPATIAEEIGDGGSGTLKKRLTASLNDYFAPIRERRAELAADEGHLREVLRDGNAKAAAVADQTLAEVREAMKMVY; this is translated from the coding sequence ATGGCCGCCTTGCCTGGCGGCGTCTCCTCGTCGCCGGGAGCGAGCGGCGAGGAAGGATTAACGATGACTAGCGACGTCCCCGGGATTGGCTCGAACGCGGCCACTTTGGCGCGTTCCCAGGCTCGCAGTGACAAGGTCGAGGCTGATTTGGCGGTCCATCCCGACAAGTGGCGCATTCTTACCGGGGACCGTCCTACTGGCAGCCTGCATATCGGTCACTACTTCGGGTCGCTGGCGAATCGGGTACGCCTGCAGAGCAAGGGCATTGAGTCTTTCCTTGTCGTCGCTGACTACCAGGTTATCTATGACCGCGACGGGGTCGGTGACCTGCAGGCCAATGTTATGTCGAATGTCGCCGATTACCTGGCAATCGGCATTGACCCAGCGCTTACCACGATTTTCACCCACTCAGCGCTGCCAGCTCTCAACCAGCTGCTGTTGCCCTTTTTGTCCTTGGTGACTGACGCTGAGCTGCGTCGCAATCCGACTGTCAAGGACGAGTTGGCTACGTCAGAGCGTCCGATGTCCGGTCTCATGCTCACCTTCCCTGTACATCAGGCCGCTGACATCCTCTTCTGTAAGGCGAACCTTGTTCCCGTCGGGCGTGATCAGCTTCCCCACATCGAGCAGACCCGTGTCATCGCGCGTCGTTTCGACGAGCGGTACGGGCGCGCCGAGGCCTCCAAGCCCGTCTTTCCCGAGCCTGAAGCATTGTTGTCGGCGACCCCGCACGTTCTCGGCTTGGACGGCACCAAGATGAGCAAGTCGAAGGGTAATGCCATCGAGCTCGGTATGACCGCAGATCAGACCGCAAAGCTTATCAAGAAGGCCAAGACCGACGCTGATCGTCACATCACGTGGGATCCGGAGAACCGCCCGGAGGTCTCCAACCTGCTGCTGCTCACCGCCCTGTGCGAACACGATGATCCGGCTACCATCGCTGAGGAAATTGGTGATGGTGGCTCTGGCACTCTCAAGAAACGTCTCACCGCTTCCCTCAACGACTATTTCGCCCCCATTCGAGAGCGTCGTGCCGAACTGGCAGCTGATGAGGGTCACCTTCGTGAGGTTCTTCGTGATGGTAATGCGAAGGCCGCTGCGGTAGCTGACCAGACGTTGGCGGAGGTGCGCGAAGCTATGAAAATGGTGTACTAA
- a CDS encoding PHP domain-containing protein, which yields MDLHTHSTISDGTDSPTRLMMKAAGSGLDVVALTDHDTFDGLEEAQAAGQRFGVRLLPGFEMTCHIGGRDVHLLGYGARPDDPVLGRELQATRASRAGRLDAICQRLSDAGMTVTIDDVHRTSGSASSLGRPHVADAMVAKGYVEDRDEAFRDWLSDGKPAYVPRRSVALEEGIDLIHNAGGVAVLAHPWGRGAQQDLTPQVIASLSAYHQLDGIEVEHQDHDQVARRMLFDLGGRLGLVRTGASDYHGSGKKDHQLGCNVTRETAYRELVTRIQLRGGVLRVR from the coding sequence ATTGATCTTCACACCCACTCCACGATCTCAGACGGGACAGACTCACCGACCCGCCTCATGATGAAAGCTGCCGGGAGTGGTTTAGACGTTGTCGCCCTGACCGATCACGACACCTTTGATGGGCTGGAGGAGGCCCAGGCTGCCGGACAGCGTTTTGGTGTCCGGCTGCTGCCCGGCTTCGAGATGACATGTCATATCGGCGGCCGAGACGTGCATCTGCTCGGTTACGGGGCCCGTCCCGACGATCCGGTATTAGGTAGGGAACTGCAGGCCACCCGAGCATCGCGAGCAGGACGTCTAGACGCTATCTGTCAACGGCTGTCTGACGCCGGGATGACGGTAACAATTGACGATGTGCACCGGACCTCCGGGTCTGCTTCCAGCCTGGGTCGCCCTCATGTCGCGGATGCAATGGTGGCTAAGGGATATGTCGAGGACCGTGATGAAGCCTTCCGCGACTGGTTGTCAGACGGAAAACCGGCCTATGTGCCAAGGCGCAGCGTGGCACTAGAGGAAGGCATTGACCTCATCCACAATGCCGGTGGTGTTGCTGTGCTCGCCCATCCGTGGGGAAGAGGAGCGCAGCAGGATCTCACCCCGCAGGTGATCGCGTCCCTGTCGGCGTACCACCAGCTGGACGGGATTGAAGTCGAGCATCAAGATCATGACCAGGTCGCTCGTCGGATGCTTTTCGACTTAGGCGGAAGGCTCGGATTGGTCCGGACTGGCGCAAGTGATTATCACGGGTCCGGCAAAAAGGATCACCAGTTGGGGTGCAATGTGACCCGTGAGACTGCGTATCGAGAGCTGGTGACGAGGATTCAGCTGCGCGGTGGAGTCCTTCGCGTCCGGTGA